Proteins encoded by one window of Panicum virgatum strain AP13 chromosome 7N, P.virgatum_v5, whole genome shotgun sequence:
- the LOC120683759 gene encoding indole-2-monooxygenase-like, with the protein MSAMASLAQQFMLELRTPRSWLVLLVPLFLLLVCYSLSTFSAKRGRPRQQASDNHLPPSPPALPVLGHLHLVGSLPHVSLRNLARKHGYGDLMLLRLGAMPLLVVSSPRAAEAVLRTHDLVFASRPRSLVAEIVLYGPSDIGFTPYGEYWRQARKLVTTHMLIVKRVQSLRLAREEVKLPTDKIGEAAAAGAAVDMSDLLGSYINDLACRAVMGKSFRSQGRNKLLRELIEDTSQLLGGFNVEEFFPFLARFGVLSKAVRAKSERVRRRWDELLDSLIEDHERKYVAVAASDSSEDDDDFIHVVLSVRQEYGLTSEQMKAILLDIFFAGIGTASSVLDFTMAELMRRPHLMEKLQAEVNSSVPEGLQLVSEADLTDMTYLSAVIKESLRLHPVVPLLPHFSVASCSIDGHTVPAGLRVLVNSWAIGRDARYWEDAEEFIPERFIGDGGAAHVNFKGSDFQFLPFGSGRRMCAGVNFGIASVELMLANLVHRFDWEVPEGKKRGDIDMSEVFGLVVNRKHKLLLVPKLRV; encoded by the exons ATGTCTGCCATGGCAAGCTTGGCACAGCAGTTCATGCTTGAGCTGAGGACTCCACGATCATGGCTTGTGCTACTTGTTCCTCTCTTCCTCTTGCTCGTATGCTACTCGCTGTCCACGTTCAGTGCCAAGAGAGGGAGGCCGAGGCAGCAGGCATCAGATAACCACCTGCCGCCTTCCCCCCCGGCGCTGCCCGTCCTCGGGCACCTCCACCTCGTCGGCTCGCTCCCGCACGTCTCCCTCAGGAACCTCGCCAGGAAGCACGGCTACGGCGACCTCAtgctgctccgcctcggcgccaTGCCGCTCCTCGTCGTGTCGTCGCCGAGGGCCGCCGAGGCGGTGCTGCGCACGCACGACCTCGTGTTCGCGTCCCGGCCGCGCTCTCTGGTCGCCGAGATCGTCCTCTACGGCCCGTCCGACATCGGCTTCACGCCGTACGGCGAGTACTGGCGTCAGGCGAGGAAGCTCGTCACCACGCACATGCTCATCGTCAAGAGGGTGCAGTCGTTACGCCTTGCCCGCGAGGAGGTAAAACTACC TACGGACAAGATcggcgaagcggcggcggccggtgcggcGGTGGACATGAGCGACCTGCTCGGCTCGTACATCAACGACCTGGCCTGCCGCGCCGTGATGGGCAAGTCCTTCCGGAGCCAAGGCCGGAACAAGCTGCTACGGGAGCTCATCGAGGACACCTCGCAGCTGCTGGGCGGTTTCAACGTCGAGGAGTTCTTCCCGTTCCTGGCTCGCTTCGGGGTGCTCAGCAAGGCGGTCCGTGCCAAATCcgagagagtgaggaggaggtgGGACGAACTGCTGGACAGCCTGATCGAGGACCATGAGAGGAAGTATGTGGCCGTGGCGGCGAGTGATTCGTCGGAAGATGACGATGATTTTATCCATGTCGTGCTGTCCGTTAGACAGGAGTACGGCCTCACCAGCGAGCAGATGAAAGCTATCCTGCTT GACATCTTTTTTGCAGGAATAGGGACAGCGTCTTCGGTGCTCGACTTCACCATGGCCGAGCTCATGCGGAGGCCGCACCTGATGGAGAAGCTTCAAGCTGAGGTGAACAGCAGCGTCCCTGAGGGGCTACAACTTGTCAGCGAAGCAGACCTGACCGACATGACCTACCTGAGCGCCGTCATAAAAGAGTCGCTCCGGCTCCACCCCGTGGTGCCTCTCCTTCCACACTTCTCCGTGGCCAGCTGCAGCATCGACGGTCACACGGTCCCTGCTGGGTTACGGGTCCTGGTCAACTCCTGGGCGATCGGCAGGGACGCACGCTACTGGGAGGATGCTGAGGAGTTCATCCCCGAGAGGTTTATCGGTGACGGCGGTGCTGCGCACGTTAACTTCAAGGGGAGCGATTTCCAGTTCTTGCCTTTTGGGTCTGGACGGAGGATGTGCGCTGGGGTGAACTTCGGGATAGCCTCGGTAGAGCTGATGTTGGCGAACCTTGTGCATCGTTTCGACTGGGAGGTGCCGGAGGGGAAGAAGAGAGGTGACATCGATATGTCCGAAGTGTTTGGGCTAGTAGTCAACCGAAAacacaagcttctcttggtCCCAAAATTACGTGTATAG